A genomic region of Trifolium pratense cultivar HEN17-A07 linkage group LG3, ARS_RC_1.1, whole genome shotgun sequence contains the following coding sequences:
- the LOC123913056 gene encoding pentatricopeptide repeat-containing protein MRL1, chloroplastic has product MELNKFCFNHHHRSLRLTTSPLSLSPPRSHFLGSNHTLLKPPVTSASTSSIRFRNKRSNRLGFLRLHSPRFVFKASLGTHSLIVVVVVVTLSAVSFLHFTLNNKKKKNHNQGHAKFALSPQGSNAGNQVIDRQILGFPEFQRDNSLTEIGKLNGHIGKDNHVFEDQEAPLQFLQSTMVQETALKTQTLDSSSSVLDSGVNGNSSEVLEEPFLSVAFQSSSLEPIAFAEEITLQVEENQDAADSDLELPLGTVKPEHNVSSGGLDNALDTIYEHTKENIDLRAIKSDVLFGESVRDGLYMFYEDNNSASGSMTSLSSIKSFSPRASSVNSTGLTSAIRNISLNGLGSSADISLQHAEYVEEAVEISSHKEGHPPQHLSQNLRKTSTYPRDRERNYMDHNSNNVLPHSSHIRAHVDQQDDQIRVHDGQEIDPSEDLRKYNNLLKVGRLRKCVELLKDMEMKGLLDMTKVYHAKFFNICKKQKAVKEAFDYVRLIPNPTLSTFNMLMSVCSSSQDSEAAFQVMQLVKDARLDPDCKLYTTLISTCGKSGKVDLMFEVFHTMVNFGVEPNVHTYGALIDGCARAGQVAKAFGAYGIMRSKNVKADRVVFNALIAACAQSGAMARAFDVIGEMEAEIQPIEPDHVTIGTLMKACAKAGQVERAREVYKMIQKYNIKGSSEVYTIAINSCSQTGDWEFARNVYDDMTQKGVLPDEMFLSALIDVAGHAKKLEAAFDILQEARKEGKQIGIMAYSSLMGACSKAKNWQKALELYEYLKSLKLVRTVSTVNALLTALCDGDQFQKALEVLSEMKGLGLRPNSITFSILIVASEKKDDMEAAQMLLSQAKKDGASPTLIMCRCIIGMCLRRFEKACLAGESVISFDSGRPQVNNEWTSLALMVYRETIGAGEKPTSEILSQILGCMKFPYDTYVKNRLVENLGVSVENSRMENLCSLIDGFGEYDPRVFSILEEAASYGVVPSVSFKMNPIVIDAKELDALTAEVYLLTILKGLKHRLAAGAKLPNIIILLPVEEAKVSSPDGEKTIILAERGGQAVAALFRRLHIPYQGNESNGKLRLNYLGLVKWFQPKIASPFISLQGDWSSSQSRLRKNISNQQRNIRTGNLSLD; this is encoded by the exons ATGGAACTTAACAAATTCTGTTTCAACCACCACCACCGTTCTCTCCGATTAACAACTTctcctctttctctttctcctcCTCGCTCTCACTTTCTCGGTTCCAATCACACTCTTCTTAAACCACCTGTTACTTCAGCTTCAACTTCATCAATTCGGTTCCGTAATAAACGTAGCAATAGGTTAGGGTTTCTTCGTCTTCATTCTCCGCGGTTTGTGTTTAAGGCTTCTTTAGGCACTCACTCGCTTATTGTAGTTGTTGTCGTTGTTACTTTATCTGCTGTTTCTTTCCTTCATTTCACTCTCAAtaacaaaaagaagaagaatcacAATCAG GGACATGCAAAATTTGCATTATCACCACAAGGAAGTAATGCTGGGAACCAGGTTATTGATAGACAGATTCTTGGTTTTCCAGAATTTCAAAGGGATAACTCACTGACCGAAATTGGGAAGTTAAATGGTCACATCGGAAAGGACAACCATGTTTTTGAGGACCAAGAGGCCCCCCTTCAGTTTTTACAATCTACTATGGTGCAGGAAACAGCCTTAAAGACTCAGACATTAGATTCATCTTCGTCCGTTCTTGACTCTGGTGTCAATGGTAACAGTTCCGAGGTATTAGAGGAGCCTTTTTTATCTGTGGCTTTCCAATCAAGTTCATTGGAACCTATAGCTTTTGCTGAGGAAATCACTTTACAAGTTGAAGAAAATCAAGACGCTGCTGATTCTGATCTTGAGTTGCCTTTGGGTACGGTCAAACCTGAGCATAATGTTTCTTCTGGTGGTTTAGACAATGCGCTAGATACAATCTATGAACATACTAAAGAAAACATTGACCTTCGAGCCATCAAAAGTGATGTCCTTTTTGGTGAATCTGTTAGGGATGGGCTGTACATGTTTTATGAGGACAATAATTCTGCATCTGGATCCATGACATCCTTGAGTAGTATCAAGTCATTTTCTCCCCGTGCTTCTTCTGTGAATAGCACAGGACTGACATCAGCTATAAGAAATATCAGCCTAAATGGATTAGGATCATCTGCCGACATTTCTCTTCAACATGCAG AGTACGTTGAAGAAGCAGTTGAAATTTCCAGTCACAAAGAAGGTCACCCTCCACAACATTTAAGTCAAAACTTGAGGAAAACCAGCACATATCCGAGAGACAGGGAAAGGAACTATATGGATCATAATAGTAACAATGTTTTGCCTCATAGTTCCCACATCAGGGCGCATGTCGATCAGCAAGATGATCAAATCAGGGTCCACGATGGTCAGGAAATTGACCCTTCAGAGGAtctaagaaaatataataacttgCTAAAAGTTGGGAG GTTACGTAAATGCGTAGAATTGCTTAAGGATATGGAAATGAAGGGTTTATTAGATATGACTAAG GTTTATCATGCCAAGTTTTTCAACATCTGCAAGAAACAAAAAGCTGTTAAAGAAGCTTTTGATTATGTTAGGCTTATTCCAAATCCAACACTGAGTACATTTAATATGCTTATGTCAGTGTGTTCAAGCTCCCAAGATTCAGAAG CGGCTTTCCAAGTTATGCAGCTTGTTAAGGATGCTCGACTAGATCCTGATTGCAAACTTTATACCACTCTGATATCAACTTGTGGCAAGAGTGGGAAAGTTGATCTAATGTTTGAA GTGTTTCACACGATGGTTAATTTTGGAGTGGAACCTAACGTTCATACCTACGGGGCACTTATTGATGGTTGTGCTAGAGCTGGTCAAGTAGCTAAAGCATTTGGTGCTTATGGGATTATGAGGTCAAAG AATGTGAAGGCAGATCGTGTTGTTTTCAATGCACTTATAGCTGCATGTGCACAGTCAGGAGCAATGGCTCGTGCCTTTGATGTGATAGGAGAAATGGAGGCTGAAATACAGCCTATTGAGCCAGACCACGTAACTATTGGTACATTGATGAAGGCATGTGCAAAGGCTGGTCAG GTTGAACGAGCACGTGAAGTGTATAAGAtgatacaaaaatataatataaagggATCTTCAGAAGTTTACACAATTGCAATTAATTCTTGTAGTCAAACCGGAGATTGGGAATTTGCACGTAATGTATACGACGACATGACCCAGAAAGGGGTGCTCCCTGATGAG ATGTTTCTGAGTGCACTAATAGATGTTGCCGGGCATGCTAAAAAGCTGGAGGCTGCCTTTGATATACTACAAGAAGCCCGGAAAGAAGGAAAACAAATTGGAATAATGGCATATAGCTCATTGATGGGCGCCTGTAGCAAG GCAAAAAATTGGCAGAAAGCATTGGAGCTATACGAATATCTTAAATCTCTTAAATTGGTGCGAACAGTTTCAACTGTTAATGCTTTGCTCACTGCACTTT GTGACGGGGATCAATTTCAGAAGGCTTTGGAGGTTTTATCCGAAATGAAAGGATTAGGATTGCGCCCAAACAGTATCACATTCTCAATACTTATTGTGGCAAGTGAGAA GAAGGATGATATGGAAGCAGCTCAAATGCTCCTTTCTCAAGCCAAAAAGGATGGTGCATCCCCTACTCTCATCATGTGTCGATGCATAATTG GAATGTGCCTGCGGAGATTTGAGAAGGCTTGCCTTGCTGGTGAATCTGTTATATCTTTTGACTCAGGACGGCCACAAGTTAATAATGAATG GACATCACTGGCTTTAATGGTGTATCGTGAAACAATCGGAGCTGGTGAAAAGCCTACAAGTGAAATATTGTCACAAATTCTGGGATGCATGAAATTCCCTTATGATACATATGTGAAAAATAGACTTGTTGAGAACCTGGGAGTAAGTGTTGAAAACTCAAGAATGGAAAACCTCTGTTCATTGATAGATGGATTTGGCGAATATGATCCTCGTGTTTTTTCAATACTTGAG GAAGCTGCTTCATACGGAGTTGTTCCATCTGTATCATTTAAAATGAATCCTATTGTTATTGATGCTAAAGAATTGGATGCTCTTACTGCTGAG GTATACCTCTTAACTATTTTGAAAGGTCTCAAGCATCGACTAGCAGCAG gTGCAAAACTACCCAATATAATCATTTTATTGCCTGTAGAAGAAGCAAAAGTTTCATCTCCCGATGGGGAAAAGACTATTATACTTGCAGAAAG AGGTGGCCAAGCAGTTGCAGCGTTGTTTAGGAGGCTTCATATTCCTTACCAGGGTAATGAATCAAATGGGAAACTTCGATTAAATTATCTGGGCCTGGTAAAGTGGTTTCAGCCAAAGATTGCGTCTCCATTCATCAGTTTACAAGGTGACTGGAGCTCATCCCAATCACGACTCCGCAAAAATATTAGCAATCAGCAGCGAAACATTCGAACTGGCAATCTATCTTTGGACTAA
- the LOC123913057 gene encoding auxin-responsive protein SAUR21-like — translation MGIRLPYMVLQAKQIFKSTASTSQLHNGSKQSNNVPKGHIAVYVGELQKKRFVVPISYLNHPTFLDLLNRAEEEFGYNHPMGGLTIPCKEDAFINLTSQLRSL, via the coding sequence ATGGGTATTCGTTTGCCATATATGGTTCTTCAAGCAAAACAGATATTCAAGTCCACTGCCTCAACATCACAGCTTCATAATGGATCAAAACAATCCAACAATGTTCCAAAGGGACACATAGCAGTTTATGTTGGAGAGTTGCAAAAGAAGAGGTTTGTGGTTCCAATATCTTACTTGAACCATCCTACCTTTCTTGATTTGCTTAACAGAGCGGAAGAAGAGTTTGGTTACAATCATCCTATGGGTGGTCTCACAATTCCTTGCAAAGAAGATGCATTCATCAATCTTACATCTCAACTACGTTCCTTGTGA
- the LOC123914805 gene encoding uncharacterized protein LOC123914805: MFILVNGSPTEDFKVGRGLRQGDPLSPFLFLIVVEGLASMMKKAVDVGRFRGFKVNDSLHFQLLQFVEDTIIMREGRWENFWTIKSMLRGFELVSGLKINFVKSKLYGINVGARLLEAGAFFLACNTATIPFKFLGIPVGANPRRRETWKPVVEAMTKRLNSWAPCCVLKSIEKIQRNFLWGGGAEERKRDIISPERDMSDSWFKSNISCCIGNGNNIGFWQFKWWNWSELLSVNEAQQLTELQGLFDGFSLHNNNDDQWRWIPDSNGLFTVKSCYTYLLDLRQVEFQDAHVLEAIQHLWKSDVPSKVNIFGWRVLLNRLLTRAALHHCGILTNHHELSCVFCFLQAEDEKHLFFSCPFSKGVWNKVLSWLGTSLQTGVEGRDHFLLFGDLFKMKDKCRVRYLVWLATTWNIWNLRNKVIFKGNIPDVSSLLETIKLHS; encoded by the exons ATGTTCATATTGGTTAACGGCAGTCCTACTGAGGATTTTAAAGTGGGAAGAGGTTTACGTCAAGGTGATCCATTATCTCCGTTCTTATTTCTTATTGTCGTAGAAGGCTTGGCAAGTATGATGAAGAAAGCTGTTGATGTAGGCAGGTTCAGGGGCTTTAAGGTAAATGACAGTCTTCACTTCCAATTGTTACAATTCGTGGAAGATACCATTATAATGAGAGAAGGCAGATGGGAGAATTTTTGGACTATTAAGTCTATGCTTAGAGGTTTTGAACTGGTGTCcggtttaaaaattaattttgtgaagAGCAAACTCTACGGTATCAATGTGGGTGCAAGACTTCTTGAAGCTGGGGCCTTTTTTTTAGCTTGTAATACGGCGACAATTCCCTTTAAATTTTTGGGAATACCGGTAGGAGCTAATCCGCGGAGGAGAGAGACTTGGAAACCTGTTGTGGAGGCTATGACTAAACGTTTGAATTCTTG gGCTCCTTGTTGTGTGCTAAAAAGTATCGAGAAAATTCAGCGGAACTTTTTGTGGGGTGGTGGTGCAGAGGAGAGAAAG CGTGATATTATTAGTCCCGAGCGCGATATGAGTGATAGTTGGTTTAAATCCAATATTAGTTGTTGCATTGGTAATGGTAATAACATTGGGTTTTGGCAATTTAAATG GTGGAATTGGTCTGAATTGTTGAGTGTGAACGAGGCTCAGCAGCTTACTGAATTACAAGGTCTGTTCGATGGTTTTTCCCTTCACAACAATAATGACGATCAGTGGCGCTGGATTCCGGATTCGAATGGATTGTTCACGGTTAAATCCTGTTACACGTATTTATTAGACCTGCGGCAGGTAGAGTTTCAAGATGCTCATGTGCTCGAGGCCATTCAGCACCTTTGGAAGTCGGATGTTCCTTCGAAAGTAAATATTTTCGGTTGGAGGGTATTATTAAACAGATTACTAACTAGAGCAGCTCTTCATCACTGTGGTATTTTGACTAATCATCATGAATTATCATGCGTCTTTTGTTTTCTACAAGCTGAGGACGAAAaacatcttttcttttcatgtccTTTTAGTAAGGGAGTATGGAACAAAGTTTTATCTTGGTTAGGGACATCGTTACAAACCGGAGTCGAAGGTAGagatcattttcttttatttggtgATTTGTTCAAAATGAAAGACAAATGTCGTGTCCGGTACTTGGTATGGTTGGCAACCACTTGGAATATTTGGAATCTTCgcaataaagtaatttttaaggGCAATATTCCAGATGTTTCGTCGTTATTGGAGACAATCAAACTTCATTCTTGA
- the LOC123913059 gene encoding uncharacterized protein LOC123913059: MDRLLSSSSLNTFLPPTTRFNSTRFNFLPSNRSSFKWVASISRNNENPSPFLYSTSFSFAKPMMPLSQVTNSNNPIIESQNLNHINAGGDFKKPKGISVQTFVILSALVVLLIQPVFAPAAFATFQNAAKTGGPATTAVGGKLIRTELLSSAWTGFFAGCLHTLSGPDHLAALAPLSIGRTRTESALVGALWGCGHDAGQLIFGLIFLLLKDRLHIEIIRTWGTRVVGITLLVIGAMGIKEASEVPAPCVALENGESNVGDYESLDSPVVGKKKIGFATFATGIVHGLQPDALMMVLPALALPSRLSGAAFLIMFLFGTVVAMGSYTVFIGSCSQALKDRIPRITEKLTWASSLVAIALGFAIIISQFFGFSLY; this comes from the exons ATGGATAGGCTTCTATCTTCCTCTTCTCTCAACACTTTTCTCCCTCCAACCACTCGTTTTAATTCCACAAGATTCAATTTTTTACCCTCAAATCGCTCTTCCTTCAAGTGGGTCGCTTCGATTTCTCGTAACAATGAAAACCCATCTCCATTTTTGTATTCAACTTCCTTTTCCTTCGCCAAACCAATGATGCCACTTTCTCAAGTCACCAATTCTAATAACCCCATAATTGAATCCCAAAATCTCAATCACATCAATGCCGGCGGCGATTTCAAAAAACCAAAG GGAATATCAGTTCAGACATTTGTAATACTCTCTGCTCTTGTTGTGCTCTTAATTCAACCAGTTTTTGCACCAGCAGCTTTTGCAACCTTTCAAAATGCTGCCAAGACCGGTGGTCCTGCCACCACTGCAGTTGGGGGAAAACTTATCCGCACCGAGCTCCTAAGTAGTGCTTGGACTGGTTTCTTTGCTGGTTGCTTGCACACACTATCAGGGCCTGACCACCTTGCAGCTTTGGCTCCATTGTCAATTGGCCGTACTCGAACGGAGAGTGCTCTTGTTGGGGCCCTTTGGGGTTGTGGCCATGATGCTGGTCAGCTAATCTTTGGCTTAATATTTTTGCTCTTAAAAGATCGACTTCACATTGAAATCATCCGAACTTGGGGAACCAGAGTGGTGGGCATTACCTTGCTAGTAATCGGTGCCATGGGAATTAAGGAAGCTTCAGAAGTTCCTGCCCCTTGTGTTGCCTTAGAAAATGGTGAAAGCAATGTTGGCGACTATGAATCACTTGATAGTCCTGTAGTCGGAAAGAAGAAAATTGGTTTTGCTACTTTTGCAACTGGAATAGTTCATGGACTGCAACCGGACGCATTGATGATGGTGTTACCTGCCCTTGCTTTGCCTTCACGCTTATCCGGTGCTGCATTTCTCATCATGTTCTTATTTGGAACTGTAGTTGCAATGGGGAGCTATACGGTATTTATAGGATCATGTAGTCAGGCACTAAAGGATAGGATTCCTAGAATAACTGAGAAACTCACTTGGGCTTCTTCTCTTGTAGCCATAGCCCTTGGGTTTGCCATCATCATTAGccagttttttgggtttagttTGTATTGA